Proteins from a single region of Alloscardovia omnicolens:
- a CDS encoding SpaA isopeptide-forming pilin-related protein: MKLRNIVVSALLAVAMVVPIASSAAAAPQQEASNTSETVTTQDGNQDKKKESEQQSGQDKKSASDKAESAEQLESDGSDTAVQKQAEASESSKPSDKQDTSTGPALRNAPQPRAAQAQPVVEANLLDGNSAVKAELTNPTGTFKTNIDTAYTLRVHAVFPSASEKKINVHLNYGVQYRNYNYDTTAGWYLALKEKGLVLPKDQADDKDKRSKVYGATFEDGTTSFNFQDGTQEVTFDIPLRVSWGIDSEGRNYVDGMSNIPEAISVTQSYVPSSGNAVSTKLATNLQVGGQRSAAVGLRSNIKPMQNSRQNIALAVDSPIGTGKDVIYNAGVRSNGSAVLDDYFVAMLAPAAAEYLGFGDEPQAFKGDSATPRVLNSGEHFTMSTGADYVVPAGQKLYVWQRQKAYTVTEFDRAFNPMWRFPKKDFPIGTVVKIQQIDMGAKFYNPYEESEYLKYNPQNLATVSYEIVEPQEDVYVNTTMYNDRNAKDWPLWEGYISDHFVHMGAPGFEHTQQRTFGYFTVGNRGTGDSRAKTIIIDYDMNNTHVGGVTAQALPFLSRTYLGLEPTKVTDFKVVLWDSNTNTTKEHTLENPPQRFSVQTVLGAGEHKGIFLKHIEYKIDTIPAKTKWISYQNDQYSGKESSGIQDTFPFYGVVLNNTKIEKGQWGDNPKLFKTRIRIENTGAEEPNWHHRNQDQWDINGDGVNENLKYEGRSADHVTLGDTFTGFTGTSFIQGHGSQRGWHDASIETLLGNQIRDRRFDYFTPSGEEGIETVKAIYVVSPYGSDMSFTMRYRSVGTKFAWLNDGRHGSNYYDAKQPEIYTVPVSDALKAQYPKAKLYKLDFSKLTDPLDKHATRAWGASVPWYEISKDIPYSINRSYWAYTGEPVLSISYTSDPAKDEVGTASQLMWYEFDTDTKETLEYGNGFTADKWDLNGNGSTDDLLGIPYGVLNLKSPTDIVANSAAKMATQPDTRYVTYDGVNKSVVGAESTVDYRLISTNPTYVDVNGFQLYWPVPKKDANWGKRLQPEGSFKFNMYLNGSIRSQLPAGYKVYYAKDAQPVADELQWSNFEWTEDKDTKNWKGADWDAVTFVKIVSPEGSVFKPQESMEFKFNLAVRDGENRNEVNGLLNVFNSAYLRDLGSGKTWAYGQPVGIVIASGHIGGTVWFDKDNDGMIDDEKAEPRIGEARVELYDARGELLDTVLTNKKGQYSFEGLAKAVVNPSAGADRAADAAQGSAADLPTYSVKVFNPDTNKYTQFSVSKDDNDMRFTADKSESGAVNVSASLASVNTESPFATAMNAGLTAPTSVTVKKVWADDDAQKQPIQVKVLADGSDSARNLDGKAVGKITLDESNNWTGEFSNLVINNAETNKPIEYSVEEDTPQGFVSAVTGDKAAGFTVTNTRIRGTVTVKKVDADDQKPLAGAKFALKQGDQTVAEGVSADDGVVTFKNVVFGDYEIVEIEAPTGYVLNKKVLKVSVTENGKTVDAGVVENYRIRGNVVVRKVDGEDQKPLAGARFAVKQGDKTVMEAVTTDEGVAVFENVEFGTYTLSEIEAPTGYVLNSEPREVVIRENGVTVDAGVVENSKIRGSMIAVKKDSKTGVALAGAEFEIRNTHGDVVRTLISNEKGELHAEDLLFGEYELVETKAPKGYELDFTPRSFAIIENGEEVSVGDITNQAIPSKPVKGAHDSKRLATTGSTVGGLAVLTVVLAGIGVSLARTSHRRL; encoded by the coding sequence ATGAAACTGAGGAATATTGTAGTCTCAGCACTGTTAGCAGTTGCTATGGTTGTGCCTATTGCGAGTTCTGCTGCGGCGGCTCCGCAACAGGAAGCTTCGAATACGTCTGAGACGGTCACAACCCAAGACGGTAATCAGGACAAGAAAAAAGAATCTGAGCAACAGTCTGGTCAAGATAAAAAATCCGCATCTGATAAGGCTGAATCTGCTGAACAGTTAGAAAGTGACGGCAGTGATACTGCTGTCCAGAAGCAAGCAGAAGCGTCAGAATCTTCAAAGCCTTCAGATAAGCAGGACACTTCAACCGGGCCAGCCTTGCGTAATGCCCCTCAACCGCGCGCGGCACAAGCACAGCCAGTGGTTGAAGCGAACCTCCTAGACGGTAATAGCGCTGTGAAAGCTGAGCTGACTAATCCTACTGGCACTTTCAAAACAAACATCGATACAGCGTATACTCTTCGCGTTCATGCTGTTTTCCCATCTGCTAGCGAGAAGAAGATCAATGTACATCTGAATTATGGTGTGCAGTATCGCAACTATAACTATGACACCACCGCTGGCTGGTACTTGGCTTTGAAAGAAAAAGGTCTTGTGCTGCCTAAAGATCAAGCAGATGACAAAGATAAGCGTTCAAAGGTATACGGTGCTACGTTTGAAGATGGAACCACCAGCTTCAATTTCCAAGACGGCACTCAAGAAGTAACTTTTGATATTCCTCTTCGTGTTTCGTGGGGTATAGATTCAGAGGGTCGTAACTATGTGGACGGTATGTCTAATATTCCTGAAGCTATCAGCGTCACCCAAAGCTATGTGCCTTCCTCTGGTAATGCTGTGTCTACAAAGCTTGCTACCAATCTGCAAGTCGGCGGTCAGCGAAGTGCGGCTGTAGGTTTGCGCTCAAACATTAAACCGATGCAAAATAGCCGTCAGAACATTGCTTTAGCTGTGGATTCTCCTATCGGCACTGGTAAAGATGTTATATATAACGCTGGTGTGCGGTCTAATGGTTCAGCTGTTTTAGATGATTATTTTGTGGCTATGCTGGCTCCTGCAGCTGCGGAATATCTGGGGTTTGGGGATGAACCACAAGCTTTTAAGGGCGATTCTGCAACACCACGTGTTCTGAATTCCGGCGAACATTTTACGATGAGCACTGGTGCAGATTATGTTGTTCCTGCAGGTCAGAAGTTGTATGTATGGCAACGTCAGAAAGCATACACAGTAACAGAATTTGATAGAGCCTTTAATCCTATGTGGCGTTTCCCTAAGAAGGATTTCCCTATAGGCACAGTGGTTAAGATTCAACAGATTGATATGGGGGCTAAGTTCTACAACCCATACGAGGAATCTGAATATCTCAAATATAATCCTCAAAATTTGGCAACAGTCAGCTACGAAATAGTAGAGCCTCAAGAAGATGTGTACGTTAATACCACAATGTACAACGATAGGAATGCAAAAGACTGGCCGTTGTGGGAAGGCTATATTTCTGACCACTTTGTGCATATGGGTGCTCCGGGATTTGAGCACACGCAGCAGCGTACATTTGGCTATTTTACTGTGGGAAACCGCGGCACCGGTGATTCTCGGGCTAAAACCATCATCATTGATTACGACATGAATAATACCCATGTTGGAGGAGTTACTGCCCAGGCTTTGCCATTCCTATCTCGTACATATTTAGGATTAGAGCCTACGAAGGTCACCGACTTTAAGGTGGTGCTTTGGGATAGCAATACTAATACCACAAAGGAACACACTCTTGAGAATCCGCCTCAGCGTTTCAGCGTGCAAACTGTGCTGGGAGCTGGAGAGCATAAGGGAATTTTCCTGAAGCATATTGAATACAAGATCGATACTATTCCTGCAAAAACTAAATGGATTAGTTATCAAAATGATCAGTACAGTGGTAAGGAATCTTCTGGGATACAAGACACTTTCCCTTTCTATGGTGTTGTGCTCAATAATACGAAGATTGAAAAGGGACAGTGGGGAGATAATCCAAAACTTTTCAAGACTCGTATTCGCATTGAAAATACAGGCGCGGAAGAGCCTAATTGGCATCATCGCAACCAAGATCAATGGGATATCAATGGCGATGGAGTGAATGAAAACTTGAAGTATGAGGGGCGCTCAGCTGATCATGTGACTTTGGGAGATACTTTTACAGGATTTACGGGTACAAGCTTCATTCAAGGTCATGGTTCTCAACGCGGATGGCATGATGCTTCTATTGAGACTCTCTTGGGCAATCAAATACGAGATAGACGATTTGACTATTTTACGCCGAGTGGAGAAGAAGGTATTGAGACTGTTAAGGCGATCTATGTTGTTAGTCCGTACGGCTCAGATATGTCCTTCACGATGAGATATAGGTCCGTTGGGACGAAGTTTGCGTGGCTGAATGATGGCCGCCATGGTTCAAATTATTACGACGCAAAACAGCCAGAGATTTATACAGTTCCGGTATCTGATGCGTTGAAAGCTCAATATCCTAAAGCGAAACTATATAAGCTCGATTTCTCCAAATTGACGGATCCTCTTGATAAGCACGCCACTCGTGCCTGGGGTGCTAGCGTTCCATGGTATGAGATTAGTAAGGATATTCCATATTCGATTAATAGGTCCTACTGGGCATATACCGGCGAACCAGTTTTGTCCATTAGTTACACCTCCGATCCAGCAAAGGATGAAGTGGGAACTGCTAGTCAGCTCATGTGGTATGAGTTCGATACAGATACTAAAGAAACCTTAGAGTATGGCAATGGTTTTACTGCTGATAAGTGGGATCTGAATGGCAATGGGTCTACAGACGATTTATTGGGTATTCCATATGGAGTCCTCAATCTTAAATCACCTACAGATATAGTGGCTAATTCAGCAGCAAAGATGGCTACTCAACCAGACACACGCTACGTAACCTATGACGGAGTGAATAAATCTGTTGTGGGTGCAGAAAGTACGGTTGATTACCGACTAATTTCTACGAACCCAACTTATGTAGATGTTAACGGCTTCCAGCTCTATTGGCCAGTTCCTAAGAAGGATGCTAATTGGGGCAAGCGTTTGCAGCCTGAAGGTTCATTTAAGTTCAATATGTATCTCAACGGCAGCATCCGATCCCAGTTGCCAGCAGGCTACAAAGTGTACTATGCCAAGGATGCTCAGCCAGTAGCAGATGAGCTCCAATGGTCAAACTTCGAGTGGACTGAGGATAAAGATACAAAGAATTGGAAAGGGGCAGATTGGGATGCTGTTACTTTCGTAAAGATTGTATCTCCTGAGGGTTCTGTGTTTAAGCCTCAAGAAAGCATGGAATTCAAGTTCAACTTGGCTGTGCGAGATGGCGAAAACCGTAACGAAGTAAACGGTCTGCTCAACGTATTTAACTCTGCATATTTGCGTGATTTGGGTAGTGGAAAGACGTGGGCATACGGTCAGCCAGTGGGCATTGTTATTGCATCTGGTCATATAGGTGGAACTGTATGGTTCGATAAAGATAACGATGGCATGATAGATGACGAGAAGGCTGAACCACGCATTGGAGAGGCTCGAGTTGAGTTATATGATGCGCGCGGCGAACTTCTGGATACTGTACTCACGAATAAGAAGGGACAGTATTCCTTCGAAGGTTTGGCAAAAGCCGTTGTAAATCCGTCAGCGGGTGCTGATCGAGCTGCTGATGCGGCGCAAGGCTCAGCTGCTGATCTTCCGACATACTCAGTGAAGGTGTTCAACCCAGATACAAATAAGTACACCCAGTTCTCGGTGTCTAAAGATGATAATGATATGCGCTTTACCGCAGATAAGAGCGAGAGCGGGGCAGTGAACGTATCTGCAAGCTTGGCATCAGTCAATACTGAAAGTCCTTTTGCTACCGCTATGAATGCTGGTTTAACCGCTCCAACATCAGTGACCGTTAAGAAAGTATGGGCAGATGACGATGCTCAGAAACAGCCTATTCAGGTTAAAGTGTTGGCGGATGGTTCTGATTCCGCGCGCAATCTTGACGGAAAGGCCGTTGGCAAGATAACGCTGGACGAGAGCAATAATTGGACCGGCGAGTTCAGCAATCTTGTCATCAATAATGCCGAAACCAATAAGCCGATTGAATACTCTGTTGAAGAAGACACTCCTCAAGGTTTCGTGTCTGCTGTTACGGGTGATAAAGCTGCTGGCTTCACTGTGACAAATACACGGATTCGTGGAACTGTTACCGTGAAGAAGGTTGATGCCGATGATCAGAAGCCTTTGGCTGGTGCGAAGTTTGCTTTGAAGCAGGGCGATCAGACTGTTGCTGAGGGTGTTTCCGCTGATGATGGTGTGGTTACTTTTAAGAATGTGGTCTTTGGCGATTATGAGATTGTCGAGATTGAAGCGCCAACTGGTTACGTTTTGAATAAGAAGGTGCTGAAGGTTTCTGTAACTGAAAATGGCAAGACAGTTGATGCAGGTGTCGTAGAGAATTATCGTATTCGTGGCAATGTTGTGGTGCGCAAGGTTGATGGAGAAGATCAGAAGCCTCTTGCTGGTGCGCGCTTTGCTGTGAAGCAAGGTGATAAGACTGTTATGGAAGCTGTAACGACTGATGAGGGTGTAGCTGTTTTTGAGAATGTTGAGTTTGGAACCTACACGCTCAGCGAGATTGAAGCGCCAACCGGTTATGTGCTGAATTCAGAACCTCGTGAGGTTGTTATCCGTGAAAACGGAGTGACTGTTGATGCGGGCGTGGTGGAGAATTCTAAGATTCGTGGCAGCATGATTGCCGTGAAGAAGGACTCCAAAACTGGCGTAGCACTTGCTGGAGCTGAATTCGAGATTCGCAATACTCATGGCGATGTAGTACGCACTCTTATCTCTAATGAAAAGGGTGAGCTGCACGCCGAGGATTTGCTGTTTGGTGAGTATGAGCTGGTGGAAACAAAAGCTCCTAAAGGTTATGAGCTGGACTTCACTCCTCGTTCCTTCGCGATTATTGAAAACGGTGAAGAAGTGAGCGTAGGAGATATTACCAATCAGGCTATTCCGTCTAAGCCTGTGAAGGGTGCTCACGATTCCAAGCGACTAGCGACAACCGGCTCCACAGTTGGTGGACTGGCTGTGCTTACGGTAGTCCTCGCTGGGATTGGCGTGTCATTAGCGCGAACATCACATCGTAGACTCTAA
- the upp gene encoding uracil phosphoribosyltransferase yields MHLTIVNHPLVDHKLTVLRDKNTPSNTFRELVSELVMLEAYEATRSISVEDAPIETPVAPMVGKKLTKPRPMVVPILRAGLGMLDGMTRLIPTAEVGFLGMKRDENTLDIVTYANRLPDDLTGRQVFVVDPMLATGGTLVAAIEYLKQLGAKDVTAICILAAPEGLKRLEKEVDPSIDFKVVVCAKDEKLNEKAYIVPGLGDAGDRLYGLAD; encoded by the coding sequence ATGCATTTAACTATTGTGAACCACCCTCTGGTTGACCACAAGCTCACCGTTTTGCGTGACAAGAATACCCCTTCCAACACCTTCCGCGAACTCGTTTCTGAGCTTGTTATGCTCGAAGCCTATGAAGCAACACGTTCCATTTCTGTGGAAGATGCCCCTATCGAAACACCAGTTGCTCCAATGGTGGGCAAGAAGCTAACTAAGCCTCGCCCTATGGTTGTTCCTATTTTGCGTGCAGGATTAGGCATGCTTGATGGCATGACACGCCTTATTCCTACTGCAGAAGTGGGATTCTTGGGCATGAAGCGTGACGAAAACACGCTGGATATTGTCACCTATGCTAACCGTTTGCCTGATGATCTGACTGGTCGTCAGGTTTTTGTTGTGGACCCAATGCTGGCAACCGGCGGCACCTTGGTTGCAGCTATTGAGTATTTGAAGCAGCTGGGCGCAAAGGACGTGACAGCGATTTGCATTTTGGCTGCTCCTGAAGGCTTGAAACGCCTGGAGAAAGAAGTTGATCCAAGCATCGACTTTAAGGTTGTGGTCTGCGCTAAGGACGAGAAGCTGAACGAAAAGGCTTATATTGTTCCTGGTTTGGGCGATGCGGGCGACCGTTTATACGGCTTAGCAGATTAA
- a CDS encoding nucleoside deaminase, whose protein sequence is MNSPYYNAMGVALEAAREAAAKNDVPVGAVVLDAQGQVLAVGRNRREENGDPFSHAEIEAIRASASQRGQWNFEDCTLVVTLEPCPMCAGALVSAHMGRVVFGAWDEKMGALGSVWDIARDPHVGFSPEVHGGVREDDCVAVLTDFFRRRRG, encoded by the coding sequence ATGAATTCGCCATATTATAATGCTATGGGCGTGGCTCTCGAGGCGGCCCGCGAAGCTGCTGCGAAGAATGATGTGCCGGTAGGTGCAGTGGTTCTTGATGCACAGGGACAAGTGCTTGCTGTGGGGCGGAATCGTCGCGAAGAAAATGGAGATCCTTTTTCTCACGCTGAAATTGAAGCTATACGTGCTTCAGCTTCTCAACGGGGACAATGGAATTTTGAAGACTGCACTTTAGTAGTTACGTTAGAACCGTGTCCCATGTGTGCAGGGGCTTTAGTGAGCGCGCACATGGGTCGGGTTGTTTTTGGTGCCTGGGATGAGAAAATGGGTGCTCTCGGTTCTGTTTGGGATATTGCCCGTGATCCTCATGTGGGATTCTCGCCGGAAGTACACGGCGGAGTGCGTGAGGATGACTGTGTTGCTGTGCTTACTGATTTTTTTCGAAGGAGGCGCGGTTAG
- a CDS encoding alpha-galactosidase: protein MVNTSTSSARVTVFDGAEIEGASHTVYTLENGGVAVTLAVVAQELPRIVYWGRALEPAALNKATQMYEALRPQRVSGGLDYTNFPTVLPVQAEGWTGAPRFVVTRDGHELFCHFTVTDVQANTDGAVIDKFSPLAQSLSGLDDEQLKQAQQSSSTYPRNIASVPQITVTAQDAEQGVQLVWQMQILEGGLVRQRATVSNTQGAQADSIADSILAVNTLELSYPVPAGAREILTTAGHHLRERHPQRQNLTMGRFERVAEVGRPDFDATLLLTVGARGFDFEHGEVFSIHVGWSGNSVTSVEETVYTLPLIGGGESLYAGEVELRAGSADSYTSPWVYGAYGEGLNEVAHRFHSFVHSMHPNFDSKPRPVILNTWEAVYFEHNFDTLKQLADKAAACGVERFVVDDGWFGSRRDDTSGLGDWYVSEEVWPEGLKPLADYVHAQGMEFGLWFEPEMLNVVSEVAQAHPEWVLRPTAQRVPMQGRCQQVLDLSNPDAARYVFDAMDKLVDEIGIDYIKWDHNKLVTEPASPARGYAATQRKQVEAVYAIFDALKIKHDGLEIESCSSGGGRVDLGILERADRIWTSDCVDPVERADIQRYTSLLVPESMMGEHVGASPAHSTARATSLSMRAATALFGHLGIEWDLNKQPQADLDVLGKWVALYKQIRPWAGFGVTVHGDVTDDCVRVDGVVSQDGSHALYRFAQVRTSVHYPANPVRLPGVHAEKLYRVRPVDVQRELSHEELSGQSELLWWTQEGVVLPGAALLNFGIRPPQLNPAQAVVFAVDEVEE from the coding sequence ATGGTAAATACTTCCACATCTTCTGCTCGCGTTACTGTTTTCGATGGCGCTGAAATTGAGGGTGCGTCGCATACGGTTTACACTCTGGAAAATGGCGGTGTAGCCGTCACCTTAGCTGTTGTCGCGCAGGAGCTGCCTCGTATCGTCTACTGGGGGCGTGCACTTGAACCGGCAGCATTGAACAAGGCTACCCAGATGTATGAAGCTCTGCGTCCCCAGCGCGTTTCAGGCGGTTTGGATTACACAAACTTTCCAACAGTTCTTCCTGTCCAAGCAGAAGGCTGGACGGGTGCTCCGCGCTTTGTCGTTACGCGCGATGGTCATGAACTCTTCTGCCACTTTACAGTTACAGATGTGCAGGCTAATACTGATGGCGCTGTTATTGATAAATTCTCCCCACTGGCGCAGTCTTTATCAGGACTGGATGATGAACAGCTAAAGCAAGCTCAGCAATCCAGCAGCACATATCCACGCAATATTGCATCAGTGCCACAGATTACTGTTACTGCCCAGGACGCCGAACAGGGCGTTCAGCTTGTATGGCAAATGCAGATTTTAGAGGGCGGCTTGGTGCGTCAGCGCGCGACTGTATCGAATACTCAGGGCGCGCAAGCTGATTCCATAGCTGATTCCATTTTGGCGGTCAACACTCTTGAATTAAGCTATCCAGTTCCTGCTGGTGCTCGTGAAATTCTCACCACAGCGGGACATCATTTACGCGAGCGTCACCCTCAGCGCCAGAATCTGACCATGGGGCGTTTTGAGCGTGTGGCAGAAGTTGGGCGTCCAGATTTTGATGCCACCTTGCTGCTAACCGTTGGCGCTCGCGGATTTGATTTTGAGCATGGCGAAGTATTTTCCATCCACGTGGGCTGGAGCGGAAATTCGGTGACATCTGTGGAAGAAACTGTATATACGTTGCCGCTCATCGGTGGTGGTGAAAGTCTGTATGCAGGTGAAGTTGAATTGCGTGCAGGTTCGGCTGATTCCTATACCTCTCCATGGGTGTACGGTGCTTATGGTGAGGGCCTGAATGAGGTAGCTCATCGTTTCCATAGCTTTGTGCACAGTATGCATCCAAACTTTGATTCCAAGCCACGTCCAGTTATTTTGAATACCTGGGAAGCTGTATATTTTGAGCATAATTTCGATACTCTTAAGCAGTTGGCTGATAAAGCTGCAGCGTGTGGTGTGGAGCGTTTTGTGGTCGATGATGGCTGGTTTGGCAGCCGTCGCGATGACACCTCCGGTTTGGGTGATTGGTATGTATCTGAAGAAGTGTGGCCAGAGGGATTGAAGCCATTGGCAGACTATGTTCACGCGCAGGGTATGGAATTCGGACTGTGGTTTGAGCCAGAGATGCTCAATGTAGTGTCTGAAGTGGCCCAGGCTCACCCAGAATGGGTTTTGCGTCCGACTGCGCAACGCGTACCTATGCAAGGACGTTGCCAGCAGGTTCTGGACTTGTCAAATCCAGATGCTGCCCGCTACGTTTTTGATGCCATGGATAAGCTCGTTGATGAAATCGGCATTGACTATATTAAGTGGGATCACAATAAGCTTGTTACTGAACCGGCCTCTCCAGCTCGTGGCTATGCCGCAACGCAGCGCAAGCAGGTTGAAGCAGTATATGCCATTTTTGATGCGTTGAAGATTAAGCACGATGGTTTAGAAATTGAATCCTGCTCGTCCGGTGGCGGTCGTGTAGATTTGGGTATTTTGGAACGTGCAGACCGTATTTGGACATCTGACTGCGTTGATCCAGTTGAACGTGCTGATATTCAGCGTTATACCTCGTTGCTCGTTCCAGAAAGTATGATGGGTGAACACGTAGGCGCATCCCCAGCTCATTCCACTGCTCGTGCCACATCGCTATCCATGCGCGCGGCTACTGCTTTGTTCGGCCATTTGGGTATTGAGTGGGATTTGAATAAGCAGCCTCAGGCTGATCTTGACGTACTCGGCAAGTGGGTGGCGCTCTATAAGCAGATTCGCCCATGGGCTGGGTTTGGTGTAACTGTGCATGGTGATGTTACCGACGATTGTGTGCGTGTGGATGGCGTGGTCTCTCAGGACGGCTCTCATGCTCTCTATCGTTTTGCGCAAGTGCGCACATCGGTGCACTACCCAGCTAACCCAGTACGTTTGCCTGGTGTTCATGCTGAAAAGCTGTATCGTGTACGTCCGGTAGATGTTCAACGTGAACTGAGTCATGAAGAACTTAGCGGACAATCTGAACTGTTATGGTGGACTCAAGAAGGCGTGGTGCTTCCAGGAGCTGCTCTGCTCAATTTTGGCATCCGTCCTCCACAGTTAAATCCAGCGCAGGCAGTTGTTTTTGCCGTTGATGAGGTAGAAGAGTAA
- a CDS encoding LacI family DNA-binding transcriptional regulator, with amino-acid sequence MVGIRDVAKKAGVSTSTVSLVINSSGYVSQSTRDRVTAAMEELNYIPNDLAKNLYKGRTDTVGVIMPTLQHPFFASLVARIQHYLDLQGMRALLCSTADQQTGETQYVDMLQRHTLDALIMGSHSQNSQEYWEEIKRPVVAFDRYLCDSIPTVGADHVAGGRMAAQVLIEAGVQHVVNIGGPRARFHDRDRGIELLNARELSSRPDSSFPTVRYQLVMEDELTTAGIETDYVTVEDLSDLSLFLNAAHQAFEDFENVDAIVAPDLAAAAVLQEAQKRNIRVPEDLQVIAYDGTYVSLFAGQQISAITQNVDETARRLVVHVMQEIERYAQAGNSQSDIVGQTPLERVSNEYQGYLSVAENVEGVPYRFDAVKLEYIERDTTLIPQMQS; translated from the coding sequence ATGGTAGGAATACGAGACGTCGCCAAAAAGGCTGGTGTATCAACCAGCACGGTCTCGCTTGTTATCAATAGCAGCGGATATGTATCGCAAAGTACTCGCGATCGCGTTACTGCTGCTATGGAAGAGCTAAATTATATTCCCAATGATTTAGCAAAAAACCTTTATAAGGGACGCACAGATACTGTGGGTGTTATTATGCCAACCTTGCAGCACCCCTTCTTTGCGTCCCTTGTGGCGCGCATTCAGCACTATTTGGATCTTCAAGGTATGCGTGCTCTGTTGTGCTCCACAGCGGATCAACAAACTGGTGAAACGCAATATGTGGATATGCTTCAACGGCATACTTTGGATGCTCTGATTATGGGCTCGCACTCCCAGAATAGTCAGGAGTATTGGGAAGAGATTAAACGTCCTGTAGTGGCGTTTGATCGCTACTTGTGTGATTCCATTCCTACGGTGGGAGCAGATCATGTTGCTGGCGGACGTATGGCTGCTCAAGTGCTTATTGAAGCTGGCGTGCAGCATGTGGTCAATATTGGTGGTCCGCGCGCACGTTTCCATGATCGCGATCGCGGTATTGAATTGCTCAACGCCCGTGAGCTGAGTTCGCGTCCCGATAGTTCCTTCCCAACTGTGCGTTATCAGTTGGTGATGGAGGATGAGCTCACCACCGCTGGAATTGAAACAGATTACGTTACTGTTGAAGATTTGTCTGATTTGTCGCTGTTTTTGAATGCTGCACATCAAGCTTTCGAAGATTTTGAGAATGTAGATGCTATTGTGGCGCCTGATTTAGCGGCTGCTGCTGTTCTTCAAGAAGCACAAAAACGCAATATTCGAGTTCCTGAGGATTTGCAAGTTATTGCATATGATGGCACGTATGTGAGTTTATTTGCAGGTCAGCAGATTTCGGCGATAACTCAAAATGTCGATGAAACGGCACGTCGTCTTGTTGTTCATGTTATGCAAGAAATAGAACGTTATGCCCAAGCTGGTAATTCTCAGTCAGACATAGTAGGGCAAACGCCTCTAGAGCGAGTATCAAATGAATATCAGGGGTATTTATCTGTGGCGGAAAACGTCGAAGGTGTGCCATATCGCTTCGATGCGGTCAAACTTGAATATATCGAGCGTGATACCACTCTCATTCCTCAAATGCAGTCATGA